The Deltaproteobacteria bacterium sequence GCGGCTGGGCGGCGCAACCAGCCGGGGTTGCTGACCTGGAGCTTTTCTTTGACGGACTCGCGGACGTGGGCGAGCACCTGTGTCCGGTACGGTCCGGCATCCGCGTCGCCTCGGCGAATGCGCTCGCAGAGGGCTTCGGTTCGTTGCCTTAACTCTTGTTTCAAAGCAATGCGCGACGAAGGTTGTGCTTCTTTGGATAGAAGCGTATTCAAGCGTTCCCATTCGGCGCTGAGCTGAGCCTCTTCATGGTCCAGTTCGCGCATGACCGTGCGTAGGGCATTAGCGGCCACGCGGCAATAAAACTGACGCGAACCGTCGAGATGCGGCACCACGTCTTCGTCAAGAAAGCAGGTGACCGCTTGCAGCAGTTCTTCCATGCTGGGACGGTCTTGCATTAGTCCTCCATGAGGTGAAGCAGTTCCCACTCGGTCTCGGACGTGCGGCGACCGATCGCCGCCAGTTCTACGCTCGTGCTCAGACCGTCAAGGAAGGGCTGCGTCATGTTGAGGCAAATCACGCCCCAGCGCAGGTTGCCGAAAATCTCCCAAAAATGCGCGCGCGCACGATCCACCGGATATCCGCCGGCTTCCTCGTAGGCTTGCCAAAAAGTTTCGCGTGCGCCCACGCCGCCCACGGGCAAGGCATCGTTGCCGAAGCGCCAGGAGCGGACGCACATCCAGCCCAGGTCCTCTAACGGGTCGCCAATATGCGCCAATTCCCAATCCAGGATGGAGCGCAGCCCTTCGGGGCCGAACATCAGGTTGCCCATGCGATAATCGCCATGGACAAGGGTCCGTTCTTGCTGCGCAGGGAGATGCTGGCGAAGCCAACGAAACGCCAGCTCGAACGCCGGATGCGGTTCGCGCGCCATCGTCCGATACATCTCTTCGTAGCGGTTGATCTCTTCTTCCGCAGGAGAGCGCCCGTGCTGCGGCCCAGGAAGGTCTTCCAGGTGATGCTTCTTGATCGACACGCTATGGATACGCGCGAGTCTGGCACCCATCTGCTCGGTCATGATCTCGCGTGCCGGCGCGTAAGCCGGGTCACGGAAAAGCCGCCGCGGGATCGTCTCTCCTTCGATGCGCTCCATGATGAAGAATGGCACCCCGAGACTTTCATCGCCGAGAAAGTACGGCTTGGGGACGAGAACTTTTTCTTGATGCGCGGCGGCAATCACGCGGAACTCCAGGCTGCGGTCCATGACGGCTTGCGGCCCGCCAGGAGGATCGCAGCGGAGAATCAGCGGCAAGTTGACCGCCTGCCCGTCCATCTGCTCCAGTACGGCATCGAACGACCAGGTTTGACGCGACGCGCCTCCGGTCAGTAGGCGAAGGGCTTCGACGCTGACACGACGGACCTTTTCTTGTGGGGCATCGCGAAAAGCGCGGGTAAGGAAATCCGCAAGCAGCGGAGCTAGGGAGTCTGAGGAAAAAGGGGCTGATGGAGTGGGGCTGCTCATCTCGTCACCTTACTCCGAACAAATTGAGTCAGGCCCACGGCGTGCCACCAAGCGGATCTTTCAGCAACCGCCGCGCAACCGTCATGCGGTGCACTTCATCGGGGCCGTCATAAATACGTGCATACCGCGCTTCACGGTACATGAACTCCAACGGCATGTCCGAGGTCAAGCCCAAGCCGCCATGCACTTGGATGGCGCGATCCACCACGTTATGCAGCATGCGTGCGCCCCAAAACTTGATGAGGGCAATCTCCACACGCGCTTCGTCGCCTTCGTCCATGGTACGGGCGGCGTCGAGCGTCATGAGTCGCGCGGCCTGAATCTCGGCGGCGGACTCGGCAATGTAGGCTTGAATCTCGCCCTTCTCCGACAACAAGGAACCGTGGGCGAAGCGCGTCTTGGCGCGCTCGCACATCAGCTCGAAGGCGCGCTGCGCTTGCCCGAGCCAACGCATGCAATGAAAAATACGTCCCGGGCCAAGGCGCTTCTGCGCGATAACAAAACCTTCCCCGCGTTTGCCCAGCAAAAAGCCTCTCGGCACCCGCACATCATGCAGTCGGACCTCGCAGTGATTGCCGCCGGTATGTCCCATCGTCGGGATCACACGCACGATCTCATACCCCGGCGTGTCCGTAGGTACGAGGATGGCCGAGAATTTGGCGTGGCGCTGCGCCTCGGGTTCGGTCTGGCAGAAGATGGTAGTGAACGCAGCTTTGTTGGCGCCGGTGGTAAACCACTTATGGGCGTTAATCACCCAGTAGTCGCCGTCGAGCGTGGCGGTCGATTGCATGAGCGTCGGATCGGAACCGGCCACCTCGGGCTCCGTCAAACCAACGGACGGCAAAATCTCTCCTGCCACCAGCGGCTTGAGCCAGCGGTCTTTCTGCTCCGCCGTGCCGTAGCGATGGAGCATGAGCGAGTCCTGCATGGTCAAGGAGCCGACAGCATTTTGTCCCCAATACGAGCGGCCAATAATTTCGTTGAGGTACACGAAGGTCATGAACGGCAGACCGCCACCGCCAATCTCCTGGGGATGCCCAAGCGCCCACAATCCTTGGCGCTTCGCCGAGCGCTTGAGGTCTTCCAGCACGTGTTCAGCTTCCGCGTTTTCCCGCATGAGGAGCGGTTCGGCAGGAATCGCTTCGCCGTTGATAAAGGTCTTCACTCGTTCCCGCACCGCGCGCACGTCATCCGTCAATCCGTAACTCGCCATGTGTTGTTTCCTGCTTTCTCGCTCTCCTGCTCGTACTTCGTCCATGGGAATTTGCGGGGTTGTCATTCCGAACCACAACGAAGTGAAGGTGAGGAATCTCGTGTGGTTCCAGCCATGGCGAGATTCCTCGTCGCTGCGCTCCTCGGAATGACATCTCTCAGGATCACTTGGACTGACTTCTACGACAAATACCCCATGGGTTCGCTTCTCAGCAGTTCGGCAATGAGCTGGCCTTGCGTCTTCCTGACCGGCGGAGGCGGTGGAGTCGCTGGCTTGCCATTCAACACGAACACGCCGCGCGTGTAGCGTCCGCCGCCGCTTTCACAGGTGTCCCACAGTTGTTGCCAACGCTCGGGAGCGTTCACCCACGCGCGCATGATGTCGTCTTGCTTGCTTGTGGACTTTTTCATCGTGTTCCATCCATCTCTGTCTCTATCTCACGTCTCTATCTCACGTCTCTATCTCTCCGTCGCCTCTAGCAGACTTATTTCTTCCGGTCCATCGCCAATCTCTCTAGCCAATGCGTCCGAGGACAGGTAAACATAGACCCATGAAATTCGGCATCCTGCAATTTTTCAGCTGGCCAGAGCGTCGAGTCGCGTTGCCCACCGTGTATCAGCGCGCATTGCAGCGTATCGAGATCATGGACCAAACCGGCTATGACGCCGTCTGGCTCACCGAGCATCATTTCAGCGATTACAGCGTCTGCCCTTCGATTCCGGTCATGGGCGCGCATGCAGCGGCCCGCACCAAGCGACTCCGTATCGGAGCAGGAGTGACGCTGGCCGCATTTTATCATCCGTTGCGGCTGGCCGAAGAAATCGCTTTGCTCGACATTTTGTCGGAAGGACGGGTGAATTGGGGCGCCGGTCGCGGCTTCGATGCCAAAGAGTTCGAGAATTTCAACGTGCCGATGCAGGAAAGCTACGACCGCTTCCGCGAAGTCGTCGAGATCGTCAAACAGGCGTGGACCAACGAGATCCTCACCTATCGCGGCAAATACTTCTCCTTCAACAACGTAGAGGTGCTGCCCAAACCGCTCCAGCAACCGCACCCGCCGATGTGGGTAGCGGCCGGCTCGCCGGATGCTATCGACTGGGCCGCGTCGGTGGGACACTCCATTCTCATGGACCCACATTCCACCCACGAGGAGCTGGGAGAAAAGAAGCGCTTCTATCGCCAGAAACTAGAAGCCTATGGCTACGATTTCACCGGGCGCGACATACCCATGGCCCGCTTGCTGGCGATTGACGATACCGACGCGGCGGCTGCCGAAGGCGCGCGACAAGGCGCACAGTGGCTGCTTAAAACTTACGTCGATCCCCGCATGTTTGGCGTCGTCGGCGACCCGGTGCAGCGTTATGTCGATTCCGTGGTCATTCACGGGTCGGTCGAACGCGTGATCGACGAGCTGGCCCGCTTGCGGGAAGAAATCGATTTGCAATATCTGATCGGCGCGCCGCTCGGCCATAAAACTTTCATGGCCTTTACCGAGAAAGTACTGCCGAAGTTTCTCTAACTTGTACTCGCTATAGCAATACCAACTCTTTTAAGGAGGGATGTCTTATGGGTCTACCGAATGGCGTGCATCATCTGGCGATCTGCACGAAGGATATTAAGAAGCAGATCGAGTTCTTCACCCAGGTCTGCGGCATGGAACTCGTGGCTCTGTACTGGATGCATGGAGTGAAAAAAACTTTTCATGGCTTTCTTAAAATGGGCGACAGCTCCTCAATCGCTTTCGTGCAGGGACCGGAAATAGGCGAAATTCAACCAATCAAAGGGGTCTCGCACGCCGCCTGGACGGCCTCGCCGGTTGCCGCCGGTGTCATGCAGCATGTGGCGCTCAACGTCGATACCGAGACGGATCTGATGACCATGCGCGACCGGGTCCGCGCGAACGGCTACTGGGTCATGGGTCCCATCGATCACGGTTTCTGCAAATCCATTTACTTCGCCGGACCGGAAGGCTTGATGTTGGAGTTTTCTACCTCCGAAGGAAAACCGATCGATGCCGAGGCGTGGATTGATCCTGAAGTCGTCAAGCTGGCCGGCATCAAGCCTCAGGAACTTGCCACCTATAAAGCACCCCCGGTTTTTGAATCGCAAGGCGGGAAAGTGCCACAGCCCGCGCCTGAAACCAGCAAACTGATGATGGAGTTTCCGCCGGAGAATCGGGCAGTCCTGCGCATGACGGACGAAGAAATCCTGACACGCTTGAGCGAAACCACTCCGCCGGTGCAGGTGAGTCGATAAGTACAAACACGAAGCGTCTGAGGGGTGTCATTCCGAGGAGCAACGCGACGAGGAATCTCAAAGGGAAGAGACACCACGAGATTCCTCGCCTCCATTGCATTACGGCTCGGAATGACAACCTCTCATAGCTCGTCGTTCTTCGGGAAGGCAGAGGCGAGGTTTACCTTGCTCCTGCGGACTCCCCCGCTCGTACCGCCGGCATCGTCGGCGTCTCTCTGGAGTGTCTATGTCTACAGCAACCGACCACACTGCGGTCTCCCTCCTGCGCGCGCTCCATTTCGCTGCCGATAAACACCGTGATCAGCGTCGCAAGGGTGCCGAGGCTTCCCCCTACGTCAATCATCTCATCGAAGTGACGGAGATCCTGGCGCGCGAAGGCAGCGTGACCGATCCCACAACGCTGCAAGCCGCCATTCTCCACGACACCTTGGAGGACACGCAGACGACCCCAGAGGAACTAGAGGCGTTGTTCGGTGCCAAGGTGCGCGAAGTAGTGGCAGAGGTAACGGACGATAAACGCTTACCCAAGACCGAGCGCAAGCGCTTGCAGATTGTCCACGCGCCGCACCTCTCGCTGCGAGCAAAACTCGTAAAGATGGCGGACAAGATTTCCAATGTGCACAGCATTATCGAAGCGCCGCCAGCAGAATGGTCTCTGGAACGGAGACAAGAGTATTTGGATTGGAGTGACCAAGTCATGGAGGGGTGCCGAGGCAACAACGTGGCTCTTGATCGACTGTACGACACCACCGTCGCCGAAGGCAGGCGCGTGCTTGGTCATCCGGCAAAATAAAGAAAACGAAAAAAGGAACTATCATGGGGCCATTGCAAGGATTGCGCAAACGCAGAGCCTTTGGATGAGCAAAGAGACTGACGAATACCCAGAGCAAGTGATAAAAAGTCCACCAGGAACACACCATGAAAGAACGTAAACGTATTGAATTTGGACAATACATCGTTGCCGATCCGGAGATTTGTCACGGGCAACTGACCGTGAAGGGCACAAGGATCATGGTCAAAAGCATCCTGGAAATGCTCGAGAAAGGTTATGACTGGAACCAAATCGCGGCAGCCTATGATGGACGCATTCATGCCGCCGCCATTGCCGAGGTTGTCCAACTGGCAAGCGAAGCACTGATCGAAAAATCCGCACGGCGACAACGAGCGGCGTGAATATTCTCGACGAAGACATTAGCGCCGTCGAACGCGAACGATTGCGCGCTGGAAAGTTTCGCGTTCGACAGATCGGGATCGAAGTCGGCCGTCTGGGAATGAAAGATCGTTCGGACATTATTCCCTTGCTTCATACCCTTCGCTCTTCGACCTTTTTCACGCGGGATCATGGCTTTTATCATCCTCGCCTGCTTCATCCTGGATACTGCCTCGTCCATCTTGACGTCGCCTTCAATGAGGTAGCTGAATACATTCGTCGCTTCCTCCGCCACCCGGAGGTTCGTACGCAAGCGCAGCGCATGGGAAAAGTGGTCCGGGTGCGACATAGCGGTATAAACTACTGGCAGGTACGACAGAAAGGGGAGCAGAGCCTCGATTGGCGGTAAATTTCCACCTCAATTCCGAGGTGCATTCAGCCAAGAGATAGAGCTTACGATAAGGAGGCAACCATGGACTTTGGGGTGATTTTTCTCCCTCATAAAAAGACCACGTTGACCGGGACACCGGACGAGGTTCGGGTACAGATTCGCAAGATGGCGGCGCGGGGAGTGAAACAGGTGGCAGTGGCTGGAGACCAAAGCCTCCTCACCGAGTTCGCCACGCATGTGATCCGCGGGCTGCCGTAGCTCAGATTGAATCTTTTGGATAGTTTCTCTGCGACTCTTTCGGAGGGGGAAAGGAGGACATGCGCTGATGAACTGCTCATCTTGCGGTGTTGAAAACCACGCTGGGCGCAAGTTCTGTGTGGAGTGTGGCAGTCGGCTTGCACTGAACTGCACGGCCTGTGGCACGCCATACGCGGCTGGCGAGAAGTTCTGCGGCGAATGTGGCGCTACCCTAGTTTCAAGTTTCAAGTTCCCAACCTCTAGCCCCCAACCCCCAATCCCTACTCCCCGATCTCCAGCCAGCTACACGCCCAAACACTTGGCCGAGAAAATCCTCCAGTCGAAGTCCGCCCTCGAAGGTGAACGCAAGCAGGTGACCGTGCTGTTCGCCGATGTGAAAGGCTCGATGGAGCTGGCCGAACAGCTCGACCCGGAAGAGTGGCACCAGATTCTCGACCGCTTCTTTGCGATTCTCACCGATGGCGTGCATCGCTTCGAGGGGACGG is a genomic window containing:
- a CDS encoding phosphotransferase family protein, which encodes MSSPTPSAPFSSDSLAPLLADFLTRAFRDAPQEKVRRVSVEALRLLTGGASRQTWSFDAVLEQMDGQAVNLPLILRCDPPGGPQAVMDRSLEFRVIAAAHQEKVLVPKPYFLGDESLGVPFFIMERIEGETIPRRLFRDPAYAPAREIMTEQMGARLARIHSVSIKKHHLEDLPGPQHGRSPAEEEINRYEEMYRTMAREPHPAFELAFRWLRQHLPAQQERTLVHGDYRMGNLMFGPEGLRSILDWELAHIGDPLEDLGWMCVRSWRFGNDALPVGGVGARETFWQAYEEAGGYPVDRARAHFWEIFGNLRWGVICLNMTQPFLDGLSTSVELAAIGRRTSETEWELLHLMED
- a CDS encoding acyl-CoA dehydrogenase family protein; its protein translation is MASYGLTDDVRAVRERVKTFINGEAIPAEPLLMRENAEAEHVLEDLKRSAKRQGLWALGHPQEIGGGGLPFMTFVYLNEIIGRSYWGQNAVGSLTMQDSLMLHRYGTAEQKDRWLKPLVAGEILPSVGLTEPEVAGSDPTLMQSTATLDGDYWVINAHKWFTTGANKAAFTTIFCQTEPEAQRHAKFSAILVPTDTPGYEIVRVIPTMGHTGGNHCEVRLHDVRVPRGFLLGKRGEGFVIAQKRLGPGRIFHCMRWLGQAQRAFELMCERAKTRFAHGSLLSEKGEIQAYIAESAAEIQAARLMTLDAARTMDEGDEARVEIALIKFWGARMLHNVVDRAIQVHGGLGLTSDMPLEFMYREARYARIYDGPDEVHRMTVARRLLKDPLGGTPWA
- a CDS encoding LLM class flavin-dependent oxidoreductase, whose product is MKFGILQFFSWPERRVALPTVYQRALQRIEIMDQTGYDAVWLTEHHFSDYSVCPSIPVMGAHAAARTKRLRIGAGVTLAAFYHPLRLAEEIALLDILSEGRVNWGAGRGFDAKEFENFNVPMQESYDRFREVVEIVKQAWTNEILTYRGKYFSFNNVEVLPKPLQQPHPPMWVAAGSPDAIDWAASVGHSILMDPHSTHEELGEKKRFYRQKLEAYGYDFTGRDIPMARLLAIDDTDAAAAEGARQGAQWLLKTYVDPRMFGVVGDPVQRYVDSVVIHGSVERVIDELARLREEIDLQYLIGAPLGHKTFMAFTEKVLPKFL
- a CDS encoding VOC family protein; translated protein: MGLPNGVHHLAICTKDIKKQIEFFTQVCGMELVALYWMHGVKKTFHGFLKMGDSSSIAFVQGPEIGEIQPIKGVSHAAWTASPVAAGVMQHVALNVDTETDLMTMRDRVRANGYWVMGPIDHGFCKSIYFAGPEGLMLEFSTSEGKPIDAEAWIDPEVVKLAGIKPQELATYKAPPVFESQGGKVPQPAPETSKLMMEFPPENRAVLRMTDEEILTRLSETTPPVQVSR
- a CDS encoding bifunctional (p)ppGpp synthetase/guanosine-3',5'-bis(diphosphate) 3'-pyrophosphohydrolase → MSTATDHTAVSLLRALHFAADKHRDQRRKGAEASPYVNHLIEVTEILAREGSVTDPTTLQAAILHDTLEDTQTTPEELEALFGAKVREVVAEVTDDKRLPKTERKRLQIVHAPHLSLRAKLVKMADKISNVHSIIEAPPAEWSLERRQEYLDWSDQVMEGCRGNNVALDRLYDTTVAEGRRVLGHPAK
- a CDS encoding DUF433 domain-containing protein, producing MKERKRIEFGQYIVADPEICHGQLTVKGTRIMVKSILEMLEKGYDWNQIAAAYDGRIHAAAIAEVVQLASEALIEKSARRQRAA